In Candidatus Bathyarchaeia archaeon, one DNA window encodes the following:
- the thsB gene encoding thermosome subunit beta, producing MAAIPGTVPVLILKEGTGRTTGREAQRNNIAAAKIIAELVKTTLGPKGMDKMLVNSFGDVTITNDGATILKEIDVQHPAAKMLVEVAKAQDNEVGDGTTTAAVLTGELLAKAEELLDQNIHPTIIIEGFKKASEKAREVLEKIAIPVSINDYQMLLNVAMTAMGSKGIAAAKEHFAKLAVEAVKQVAEEKDGKIRADIDLIKILKKHGKSLEETELVRGMVIDKEVAHPQMPKIVHNAKIALINAKLEIEKTEFDAKINIESPEQMKMFLDEEERMLKEMVDKIAEAGANVVFCEKGIDDVALHFLAKRGILAVKNVSSSDMEKLARATGGKIVASVKDLTPDVLGEAKLVEEIKIGDDKLVYVRECKNPKAVTVVVRGGTEHVVDEAERSLHDALCVVRNAIEDGKIVPGGGAPEAEVAKQLRDYAVKVGGREQLAIEAFADAVEAVPLTLAENAGLDPVDIMVALRAAHEKADGYRMGVDVFTGKIRDMLELNVVEPLRVKLQVIKSATEAANMILKIDDIIAAKGIEKEKEKEKEKPKEESSEFD from the coding sequence ATGGCAGCCATACCTGGAACGGTGCCAGTTCTGATATTGAAGGAAGGAACGGGGAGAACAACGGGCAGAGAAGCTCAGAGAAACAACATTGCAGCGGCAAAAATAATCGCGGAGCTTGTGAAGACAACCCTAGGCCCTAAGGGCATGGATAAAATGCTCGTCAACAGTTTCGGCGATGTGACCATAACCAATGACGGTGCCACCATTCTTAAGGAGATAGACGTGCAACATCCAGCAGCGAAGATGCTTGTGGAGGTAGCTAAAGCCCAAGACAATGAGGTTGGAGATGGAACAACAACCGCCGCCGTTTTAACCGGTGAACTTCTGGCCAAGGCTGAGGAGCTTTTGGATCAAAACATTCACCCAACAATTATAATTGAGGGTTTCAAGAAGGCCAGCGAGAAGGCTAGAGAGGTCTTGGAGAAAATAGCCATCCCTGTGAGCATCAATGACTATCAGATGCTTTTGAACGTTGCCATGACAGCCATGGGAAGCAAGGGGATTGCCGCCGCCAAGGAACACTTCGCAAAGCTGGCGGTGGAAGCCGTTAAGCAGGTGGCTGAAGAGAAGGACGGCAAAATTAGGGCAGACATCGATCTAATCAAGATTTTGAAGAAGCATGGCAAGAGCCTAGAAGAAACAGAGCTTGTTAGGGGCATGGTTATTGACAAGGAAGTTGCCCACCCACAGATGCCAAAGATAGTTCACAATGCGAAAATCGCCCTAATCAATGCTAAATTGGAGATTGAGAAGACGGAGTTCGACGCTAAAATCAACATTGAAAGCCCAGAGCAGATGAAAATGTTCCTAGACGAAGAGGAGCGCATGCTTAAGGAGATGGTGGACAAAATTGCCGAGGCCGGCGCCAACGTGGTATTCTGCGAGAAGGGCATAGACGATGTTGCATTGCACTTCCTAGCCAAGAGAGGCATACTGGCAGTTAAAAACGTGAGCAGCAGCGACATGGAGAAGCTGGCGAGGGCAACCGGCGGCAAGATAGTGGCAAGTGTGAAAGACCTAACACCCGACGTGCTCGGCGAAGCCAAACTCGTCGAGGAGATCAAGATAGGCGACGACAAACTGGTCTACGTCCGCGAATGCAAGAATCCAAAGGCTGTCACTGTAGTGGTTAGGGGTGGAACAGAACACGTGGTTGACGAAGCTGAACGCTCACTACACGACGCATTATGCGTGGTTAGAAACGCCATCGAAGATGGAAAAATTGTGCCAGGCGGCGGCGCCCCAGAAGCGGAAGTAGCCAAACAACTCAGAGATTACGCCGTAAAGGTCGGCGGGCGCGAACAATTAGCCATAGAGGCTTTCGCCGATGCCGTAGAGGCTGTACCGCTGACGCTGGCTGAAAACGCTGGTTTAGACCCCGTGGATATCATGGTGGCGCTGAGGGCTGCCCACGAGAAGGCTGATGGCTACCGCATGGGTGTAGACGTCTTTACGGGCAAGATCAGGGATATGCTGGAGCTAAACGTTGTGGAGCCACTGCGAGTTAAGCTTCAAGTGATCAAGTCCGCCACTGAAGCAGCCAACATGATATTGAAGATCGACGACATCATCGCCGCTAAGGGCATCGAGAAGGAAAAGGAGAAAGAGAAGGAGAAGCCAAAGGAAGAATCGTCTGAATTTGACTAA
- the hutU gene encoding urocanate hydratase, translating to MKCLTGHELHCKNWQIEGILRMLFNVVDPEVAKDPERLIVYGGTGKAARNWECFEKIVETLIELEPDETMLVQSGKPVAVFKTHEWAPRALIVNAMLVPKWATWDYFYELEQKGLIMFGQMTAGSWSYIGTQGILQGTYETLAAVAREHFGGTLRGRLVLTAGLGEMGGAQPLAVAMNEGVALVVEIDKRAIERRIRHGYLEMWTDDLDEAIKLALEAKREGIPRSIGLLGNAAEVHPELLRRGIIPDVLTDQTSAHDPLNGYYPAGLSKEEADELRKNDPEEYLRRASQSMRIQVEAMVKMMEKGAVTFEYGNNLRQQAYNAGFKDAFAFPGFVQRYIRPMFCEGRGPFRWASLVGSAEDIYTLDDVILKEFSYNRELCRWIMKAREQVKFQGLPARVCWLGFGERAHFGKIINDMVASGRLSGPVWIGRDHLDGGSVASPNRETEGMLDGSDAIADWPILNALLNAVAGATWVSVHHGGGVGIGYSIHAGMCLVADGTKEAEKRMTTVLTTDPGTAIVRHADAGYEKARKIAREKGIKMPMLR from the coding sequence ATAAAATGTTTGACTGGGCATGAGTTGCACTGTAAGAACTGGCAGATTGAGGGTATTCTCCGCATGCTCTTCAACGTTGTGGATCCGGAGGTGGCTAAAGATCCCGAAAGGCTTATTGTTTATGGTGGAACCGGGAAAGCTGCCCGCAACTGGGAATGTTTCGAAAAAATTGTTGAAACGCTTATTGAGCTTGAGCCGGATGAAACCATGCTTGTTCAAAGCGGCAAGCCAGTGGCTGTTTTCAAAACCCACGAGTGGGCGCCCAGAGCCCTAATAGTGAATGCCATGCTCGTGCCGAAATGGGCTACATGGGACTACTTCTACGAGCTTGAACAGAAAGGCCTAATAATGTTTGGGCAGATGACCGCCGGTTCATGGTCCTACATAGGCACTCAAGGCATACTGCAGGGCACTTACGAGACTCTAGCGGCTGTAGCCCGCGAACACTTCGGCGGAACCCTTCGCGGAAGACTTGTCTTAACGGCTGGACTGGGCGAGATGGGAGGTGCCCAACCGCTAGCCGTGGCCATGAATGAGGGTGTTGCCCTTGTTGTGGAGATAGATAAGCGCGCCATTGAGAGACGCATACGCCACGGCTATTTGGAGATGTGGACAGACGACTTGGATGAAGCCATCAAGCTGGCTTTGGAAGCCAAACGCGAAGGCATCCCGAGAAGCATAGGCTTACTGGGAAATGCGGCTGAAGTGCATCCCGAACTGCTGAGGAGGGGCATAATTCCAGACGTGCTGACAGACCAGACCAGCGCCCATGACCCCTTGAATGGCTATTATCCTGCTGGGCTTTCGAAGGAGGAAGCCGACGAGCTTCGCAAAAACGATCCGGAAGAGTATCTGCGTCGGGCTAGCCAAAGCATGCGCATCCAAGTGGAAGCCATGGTGAAGATGATGGAGAAAGGCGCCGTGACCTTTGAGTACGGCAATAACCTTCGCCAGCAAGCCTACAACGCTGGGTTCAAGGACGCCTTCGCCTTTCCGGGCTTTGTTCAACGTTATATAAGGCCAATGTTCTGTGAAGGCCGCGGCCCCTTCCGTTGGGCGTCCTTGGTGGGCAGCGCCGAGGACATTTACACCTTAGACGACGTGATTTTGAAGGAATTCTCCTACAACAGGGAGCTTTGCCGCTGGATTATGAAGGCGCGGGAACAAGTTAAGTTTCAAGGATTACCAGCCCGCGTATGCTGGCTCGGCTTTGGCGAGCGGGCCCACTTCGGAAAAATAATAAATGACATGGTGGCAAGCGGTAGACTTTCCGGTCCCGTGTGGATTGGAAGGGACCACTTGGACGGCGGGAGCGTTGCATCGCCGAACCGCGAAACTGAGGGTATGCTGGATGGAAGCGACGCCATAGCCGACTGGCCCATACTAAATGCCTTGCTTAACGCTGTTGCAGGTGCCACCTGGGTAAGCGTCCACCATGGCGGAGGCGTCGGCATAGGCTACAGCATTCATGCCGGCATGTGTTTGGTGGCGGACGGCACAAAGGAGGCTGAAAAACGCATGACAACGGTGCTAACAACGGATCCGGGGACAGCCATTGTGAGGCATGCAGATGCTGGCTATGAAAAAGCCAGAAAAATTGCAAGGGAAAAGGGGATAAAAATGCCGATGCTAAGGTGA
- the hutI gene encoding imidazolonepropionase translates to MSRAKAPAREKADILIVNANELITLAGGSEKPRVGSQMRELGIIRGGCVAIKDGRIIAVGKTVDVRKNVRAETIINASGKTVMPGFVDPHTHLVFAGSREDEFQMRIEGTSYMDILKSGGGILKTVRETRKASVDELLGFGLSTLDVMLRHGTTTVEAKSGYGLTTKDEMKILGVIKRLNQLHAVDVVPTFMGAHAIPPEYRSSPEDYVKLVVEEMIPRVAEKALAEFCDVFCERGVFTIEQSRRILEAGKGYGLKPKIHADEMSTFGGAELAASLGAVSAEHLLFASDEGLKAMAEKGIIAVLLPAAAFSLMSGRYADARKMIDYGVPVALGTDFNPSCWVESQQLVVAFACHFMRMTPAEAITAATINAAHAIGRAKEVGSIEVGKKADIIVLNMPNHMFLGYRFGVNLVDKVIKNGRLVVDEEAKLAESVKFFSKELE, encoded by the coding sequence TTGAGTAGGGCTAAGGCTCCTGCAAGAGAGAAAGCCGACATTCTAATCGTCAACGCCAATGAACTCATAACTTTGGCTGGTGGAAGCGAAAAGCCCCGTGTCGGCAGTCAGATGCGGGAGCTAGGCATAATCCGAGGTGGCTGCGTAGCCATAAAGGATGGGAGGATAATCGCTGTTGGCAAGACTGTTGACGTGAGGAAGAATGTGAGGGCTGAAACCATAATAAATGCTAGTGGAAAAACAGTCATGCCTGGCTTTGTGGATCCACACACCCACCTCGTTTTCGCCGGTTCAAGGGAAGACGAGTTCCAGATGAGGATTGAAGGAACCTCCTACATGGATATTCTGAAATCCGGAGGCGGCATACTTAAGACTGTTAGGGAAACCCGTAAAGCCAGTGTTGACGAGCTTCTTGGTTTTGGGCTGAGCACGTTGGACGTCATGCTCCGTCATGGAACAACAACGGTGGAGGCGAAAAGCGGGTACGGCTTAACAACAAAGGATGAAATGAAAATTTTAGGGGTCATAAAACGTTTGAACCAGCTTCACGCCGTGGACGTTGTCCCCACTTTTATGGGCGCTCACGCCATTCCACCGGAATATAGAAGCAGCCCAGAAGACTACGTTAAACTCGTTGTCGAAGAGATGATTCCAAGGGTTGCAGAAAAGGCGCTGGCGGAGTTCTGCGACGTCTTCTGTGAAAGGGGGGTCTTCACCATAGAACAGTCTAGGCGTATTCTGGAGGCTGGCAAAGGCTACGGTTTAAAGCCGAAAATCCACGCTGACGAGATGAGCACTTTTGGAGGCGCTGAGCTTGCCGCCAGCCTGGGGGCGGTTTCAGCTGAACACCTTCTTTTCGCCTCCGACGAGGGCTTGAAGGCTATGGCTGAAAAAGGCATAATTGCGGTTTTGCTTCCGGCAGCCGCCTTCAGCCTAATGAGCGGCCGATATGCCGATGCGCGGAAAATGATTGATTATGGTGTTCCAGTGGCTTTGGGGACGGATTTTAACCCAAGCTGCTGGGTTGAAAGTCAGCAGCTTGTCGTGGCCTTTGCATGTCACTTCATGAGGATGACACCTGCTGAGGCCATAACTGCCGCCACGATTAATGCAGCCCATGCCATTGGAAGGGCTAAAGAGGTTGGAAGTATAGAGGTTGGCAAGAAAGCCGACATAATTGTTTTGAACATGCCGAACCACATGTTTCTGGGCTACCGTTTCGGCGTAAACCTCGTAGATAAGGTCATAAAGAACGGTAGGCTTGTCGTGGATGAGGAGGCAAAACTCGCCGAATCCGTCAAATTTTTCAGCAAAGAATTAGAATAG
- the ftcD gene encoding glutamate formimidoyltransferase — MREIIECVPNFSTSDPAVVEQILNELKTTKNAFLLDYTFDSYYNRLVVSFIGNKQSVLDAMLKMASKAIQLIDMRTHKGQHPRIGAVDVVPFIPIKNATMEDCIRLARRFGKTLAERHGVPVYLYGEAAIKPERRDLDWIREGEFEKLAEMIVKPGRKPDFGPAKPHPTAGATITGARKVMAGFNVNLGTPDLKIAKKIARALHSKKGGLSNVKAMAAYIPEKNITQIGMSITDFEATPLYRVFELLKIEASRFNVPIIGSEFCGLAPLKAIVDVASYYLKIDNLTVDRVLEIAIQNALERRKNFE; from the coding sequence TTGAGGGAAATCATCGAGTGCGTGCCTAATTTTAGCACTTCTGATCCGGCAGTTGTGGAGCAAATCCTTAATGAGCTTAAAACCACCAAAAACGCTTTTCTGCTCGATTACACCTTTGATAGCTACTATAACCGGCTTGTTGTCTCGTTCATAGGCAACAAGCAGTCCGTTCTAGATGCCATGTTGAAAATGGCTTCAAAAGCCATACAGCTTATTGACATGCGAACCCATAAGGGTCAGCATCCCCGTATAGGAGCCGTAGACGTCGTCCCCTTTATACCAATCAAAAACGCCACCATGGAGGATTGCATTAGACTGGCTAGAAGGTTCGGCAAAACCCTAGCTGAAAGACATGGCGTTCCAGTTTACCTTTACGGAGAAGCAGCCATAAAACCTGAAAGAAGGGACTTGGACTGGATAAGGGAGGGCGAATTCGAAAAGCTTGCGGAAATGATCGTTAAACCCGGAAGAAAGCCGGATTTTGGTCCAGCTAAACCTCACCCAACGGCTGGCGCCACGATAACCGGCGCCCGCAAGGTCATGGCGGGCTTCAACGTCAATCTTGGGACTCCGGACTTGAAAATCGCAAAGAAAATTGCCAGAGCTCTGCATTCAAAGAAGGGCGGGCTTTCAAATGTTAAGGCTATGGCAGCCTATATCCCAGAAAAGAACATAACCCAGATTGGGATGAGCATAACGGATTTTGAGGCTACCCCCCTCTATAGGGTTTTTGAACTCCTGAAGATTGAGGCTTCTCGCTTCAATGTGCCAATAATCGGCTCAGAGTTCTGTGGGCTTGCTCCCCTAAAGGCTATTGTGGATGTAGCCTCCTACTACTTGAAAATCGATAACCTAACAGTTGACAGGGTGCTGGAAATAGCGATCCAAAATGCTTTGGAACGGAGGAAAAACTTTGAGTAG
- a CDS encoding phosphoribosyltransferase translates to MSKEIEFEAPTWSQIYGMLLQIAEKIRRDNFKPDIIVGVSRGGWPPARILSDFLENPNLANVRVEFYVGVAETKGEPMLTQPVSVKVAGKKVLVVDEVADTGKSLQLIKEHLRAEGASEVRIATIYLKPWSTVKPDYYARETSRWIVFPWEIKETIRKIVQKCGEKGEFLEQKIEKLVDAGLSRRLVKRFLREILEEKSC, encoded by the coding sequence TTGAGCAAAGAAATCGAGTTTGAGGCGCCTACATGGAGCCAAATATACGGAATGCTTTTGCAAATAGCCGAAAAAATCCGCAGAGACAACTTTAAGCCAGACATAATTGTCGGTGTCTCCCGTGGTGGATGGCCTCCGGCAAGGATTCTCAGCGACTTTCTAGAAAATCCGAATCTTGCAAATGTCAGGGTGGAATTTTATGTCGGAGTGGCTGAAACTAAGGGTGAGCCGATGCTCACTCAGCCTGTTTCGGTGAAAGTTGCCGGCAAAAAAGTGCTTGTGGTGGATGAGGTCGCCGACACTGGCAAAAGCCTCCAGCTTATAAAGGAGCATTTAAGGGCTGAAGGCGCAAGCGAGGTTCGAATAGCAACAATTTATCTCAAACCATGGAGCACTGTGAAGCCGGACTATTATGCGAGGGAAACAAGCCGATGGATAGTCTTCCCGTGGGAAATAAAGGAAACAATAAGGAAAATAGTCCAAAAATGCGGGGAAAAAGGCGAATTCCTCGAGCAAAAGATAGAAAAGCTTGTGGACGCTGGCTTGTCCAGAAGACTTGTTAAAAGGTTTTTGAGGGAAATCTTGGAGGAAAAGTCTTGCTGA
- the cgi121 gene encoding KEOPS complex subunit Cgi121, whose translation MLRHIEEFGKYVAIAGFREVNIEDVEILLEKARKALGDDVEVQFFDAGFVASWQHLYFAALNALKAFKNGENISKRLAVEVLLYASAQRQIRKATEVLGLKRGTMEVAVLVIGESAEQVEGALNAASRLLGGERDDGVFELTPDKVANIRRVFEISDAEIEAVVDGKTLEQALIDLVIERMALLATER comes from the coding sequence TTGCTGAGGCATATTGAAGAATTCGGGAAATACGTGGCTATTGCTGGTTTCAGAGAAGTGAACATAGAGGATGTTGAGATTCTTCTCGAAAAGGCAAGAAAAGCGCTAGGGGATGATGTTGAGGTTCAGTTTTTTGACGCTGGGTTTGTGGCTTCTTGGCAGCATTTGTATTTTGCGGCTTTAAACGCCTTAAAAGCCTTTAAAAATGGCGAAAACATCTCGAAACGCCTTGCAGTGGAGGTTCTGCTCTATGCATCTGCACAACGGCAGATCCGAAAAGCCACTGAAGTTCTGGGATTGAAGCGGGGCACAATGGAGGTTGCCGTGCTTGTGATTGGGGAAAGCGCCGAGCAAGTTGAAGGAGCTCTGAATGCCGCTTCGAGGCTTTTGGGTGGAGAACGTGATGATGGTGTCTTTGAGCTTACACCGGACAAGGTTGCGAATATACGAAGGGTTTTCGAAATTTCGGATGCTGAAATCGAAGCGGTGGTTGACGGGAAAACCTTGGAGCAAGCTCTAATAGACCTTGTGATTGAGCGTATGGCTCTTCTTGCAACTGAACGCTAA
- a CDS encoding THUMP domain-containing protein: MIRDFNLLATTSRGNEDEACSELWYLLNEVGDSAPVVEKTGVAGLIAAKTALNPFEVIEKFRQILRERPYEFRYTLRVIPIEKVVRTDLGEIQRAAMELSAKIASNESYRITVEKRFTETSTRDIIEAAASNIERKVNLENPDKVLLIEVIGGLTGLAVIKPTDIFSVVKEKVL; the protein is encoded by the coding sequence ATGATAAGGGATTTTAACCTTTTAGCCACAACCTCCCGCGGCAACGAGGATGAAGCCTGCTCAGAGCTTTGGTATCTGCTAAATGAGGTTGGCGACTCTGCGCCTGTTGTTGAAAAAACAGGAGTGGCTGGTTTAATCGCCGCTAAAACAGCCTTAAACCCCTTCGAGGTTATTGAAAAGTTTAGGCAGATCCTCCGTGAAAGGCCCTACGAGTTTCGCTATACGCTGCGGGTTATCCCCATCGAAAAAGTTGTGCGCACCGATCTTGGGGAGATTCAGCGGGCAGCCATGGAGCTAAGCGCCAAAATAGCATCCAATGAAAGCTACCGCATAACCGTGGAGAAGCGCTTCACCGAAACGTCTACAAGAGACATTATTGAAGCTGCAGCCTCCAACATTGAAAGGAAAGTCAATCTTGAAAACCCGGACAAAGTGCTGTTAATTGAGGTTATAGGCGGCTTAACGGGACTAGCGGTGATAAAGCCAACCGACATTTTCTCGGTGGTGAAGGAGAAGGTATTGTAG
- a CDS encoding isoaspartyl peptidase/L-asparaginase, which yields MSGRKPVIVVHGGAGNWHPERVNPGIEGVKKAAKTGFDIMLNGGSALDAVVEAVAVMEDEGVFNAGYGSALTIEKTVEMEASVMEGENLKAGAAGLLRDIRNPVRLARIVMEHTDHVFVVGEGAEKLARLFNLERRNPITELRLKYYEQQRQALLEGKFELPKLASLVKEHPELFELETVGAVALDKRGNVAAATSTGGFPLKLPGRIGDSPLIGCGTYADNCSGACSATGVGEIAIRLCLAKTVCNYMESGKTAQEAVEAAIKLVNERMAGTYNAMGLIAVSVKGDIGAAHNSKHLCWAYLTPEMREPEAALTAKILR from the coding sequence GTGAGTGGACGTAAACCCGTAATCGTTGTACATGGCGGCGCTGGAAACTGGCATCCTGAACGCGTTAACCCGGGGATTGAAGGCGTCAAGAAGGCGGCCAAGACGGGATTTGACATCATGCTAAATGGTGGAAGCGCCCTCGACGCCGTCGTGGAGGCTGTCGCCGTCATGGAAGATGAGGGCGTTTTCAATGCGGGTTACGGCTCAGCCTTAACCATAGAGAAAACTGTTGAGATGGAAGCTTCAGTTATGGAGGGAGAGAACCTCAAGGCTGGAGCAGCTGGACTTTTAAGGGATATTCGAAACCCTGTTCGACTCGCAAGAATCGTCATGGAGCACACAGACCACGTTTTCGTTGTCGGGGAAGGCGCAGAGAAACTGGCTAGACTCTTCAACCTTGAAAGGAGAAACCCCATCACGGAGCTTCGCCTAAAATACTATGAACAGCAAAGGCAAGCCCTGCTTGAGGGAAAGTTTGAACTGCCAAAGCTTGCAAGCCTCGTCAAGGAGCACCCAGAGCTCTTCGAACTTGAAACCGTAGGCGCCGTAGCCCTCGACAAAAGGGGAAATGTGGCAGCTGCAACCTCCACCGGTGGTTTTCCACTTAAACTGCCTGGGAGAATCGGCGACTCGCCATTGATCGGATGCGGCACATACGCCGACAACTGCAGCGGAGCATGCTCAGCCACCGGTGTGGGCGAAATCGCCATAAGGCTTTGCCTAGCGAAAACGGTCTGCAATTACATGGAAAGCGGGAAGACAGCCCAAGAAGCAGTGGAAGCCGCCATAAAGCTGGTTAATGAGCGGATGGCTGGAACCTACAATGCAATGGGCTTGATAGCTGTAAGCGTTAAAGGCGACATAGGAGCAGCCCACAACTCCAAACACTTGTGTTGGGCATACCTAACACCAGAAATGCGGGAGCCAGAAGCCGCCCTAACGGCAAAAATTTTAAGGTAA
- a CDS encoding ribosome biogenesis/translation initiation ATPase RLI encodes MTRVAVLDADRCKPKRCGKQCQRFCPMVRSHKEAIQFEDTKPLIVEALCSGCGICVKKCPFNAISIVNLPDELEKDCTHRFGPNTFKLYRLPTPMPGMVLGLLGKNGIGKTTTLKILSGEIRLNLGNYENPPDWSEIIRYFRGSTLQEYFQKMSEGKLKVVHKPQYVDKIPKVVSGKVGEILEKVNERGDVLNAVAEQLELKKIWNRPLEALSGGELQRVAIAAAICREADVYLFDEPSSYLDVKQRLEAAKAIRTLKMEEKIVIVAEHDLAIIDYLSDQICIFYGEAGVYGIVSHTHGVRTGINIYLQGYIPDENVRFRKEAIIFHEKPPTVGFGGGETLLKWDMIEKTYEGFKLVAYPGEIRRGEIIGILGPNGIGKTTFVKILAGLEKTDDGREFKQLTVSYKPQYISAEYQGTVQELLMSIAKEEFTSSWYKVEILQPLGLEKLLDRNVAELSGGELQKTAIAACLSRKADLYLLDEPSAYLDVEERLNMARTIRRVIEARNATAFVVEHDVVAQDFIADRLMVFTGEPGVKGFANPPTSLRDGMNAFLKEMNVTFRRDPITKRPRVNKEGSKLDKYQKEIGEYYYVRTAAITEED; translated from the coding sequence ATGACGCGTGTGGCTGTGTTAGACGCTGATAGGTGCAAGCCTAAGCGCTGCGGCAAACAGTGCCAGCGCTTTTGTCCAATGGTTAGAAGCCACAAGGAGGCCATACAGTTTGAAGACACGAAACCGCTGATTGTAGAGGCTTTATGTTCTGGATGCGGAATATGTGTCAAAAAGTGTCCCTTCAACGCCATATCCATAGTGAATCTTCCAGACGAACTGGAAAAGGATTGCACCCATCGCTTTGGACCAAACACCTTCAAGCTTTATAGGCTGCCAACCCCCATGCCCGGTATGGTGCTCGGCTTGCTTGGCAAAAATGGAATAGGAAAAACAACAACTCTCAAGATTCTTTCAGGCGAGATTAGGCTAAACCTTGGAAATTATGAGAATCCGCCGGATTGGAGTGAGATAATCCGATATTTTAGAGGCTCAACACTGCAGGAATACTTTCAGAAAATGAGCGAGGGCAAACTCAAAGTGGTGCACAAGCCGCAATATGTGGACAAAATCCCAAAGGTTGTTTCCGGCAAGGTTGGCGAAATCCTTGAAAAAGTGAATGAGCGAGGTGACGTTCTAAACGCTGTTGCCGAGCAACTAGAACTAAAGAAGATTTGGAATCGTCCTCTAGAGGCCCTTAGCGGGGGTGAACTTCAAAGAGTAGCCATTGCCGCAGCCATTTGCCGTGAAGCCGATGTATACCTCTTCGATGAGCCCTCAAGCTACTTGGATGTTAAACAGAGGCTTGAGGCTGCCAAAGCCATAAGAACACTGAAAATGGAGGAGAAAATCGTCATAGTGGCGGAACATGACCTCGCCATAATAGACTACCTCTCAGACCAGATATGCATATTCTATGGTGAGGCAGGTGTTTATGGCATAGTCTCTCACACACATGGCGTGAGAACAGGCATAAACATCTATCTTCAGGGCTATATTCCAGACGAAAACGTGCGTTTCAGAAAAGAAGCCATAATATTTCACGAGAAACCGCCAACCGTGGGCTTCGGCGGCGGCGAAACACTGCTAAAATGGGACATGATAGAGAAGACTTATGAAGGTTTCAAGCTTGTGGCCTACCCGGGTGAAATCAGAAGGGGCGAGATCATAGGGATTCTTGGACCCAACGGTATTGGGAAGACAACCTTCGTTAAAATCTTGGCGGGGCTGGAGAAGACAGATGATGGACGAGAGTTTAAGCAGCTCACCGTAAGCTATAAGCCCCAATACATTTCAGCGGAATATCAAGGCACAGTGCAGGAGCTTTTAATGAGCATAGCCAAAGAAGAGTTTACCTCAAGCTGGTACAAGGTTGAGATTCTCCAACCGCTCGGATTGGAGAAACTTCTCGACAGAAACGTGGCTGAGCTAAGCGGCGGCGAACTGCAGAAAACCGCCATAGCCGCATGCCTCTCGAGAAAGGCGGATTTATACCTCCTAGACGAGCCCAGCGCCTACCTAGACGTGGAAGAGAGGCTTAACATGGCGCGCACCATCCGGCGGGTGATAGAAGCCCGAAACGCCACAGCCTTCGTTGTTGAACATGACGTGGTTGCCCAAGACTTTATCGCAGACCGCCTAATGGTCTTCACAGGCGAGCCGGGCGTGAAGGGATTTGCGAATCCGCCCACAAGCCTCAGAGATGGTATGAACGCCTTCCTAAAAGAGATGAATGTAACCTTCAGAAGGGATCCCATAACCAAGAGGCCCCGCGTGAACAAGGAGGGCTCTAAACTGGACAAGTATCAGAAGGAGATAGGCGAATACTATTATGTGCGAACAGCAGCCATAACAGAGGAAGACTGA
- a CDS encoding cytidine deaminase — MTTKNKIGTREKKLLEEATKALKNAYVLWGFPVGAVVLMEDGEIYGGCNVESWISGLGVCAERCAIHHAILHGKRKIKAVAVVADAKNKSGIKPCGACLQYISDFAESPGIKIVTAKVEDGKVLFETAEVNLLRELLPNPFKK, encoded by the coding sequence ATGACCACGAAAAACAAGATTGGAACACGGGAAAAGAAGCTTTTGGAGGAGGCGACTAAAGCCCTAAAGAACGCCTACGTTTTATGGGGTTTCCCCGTTGGAGCCGTGGTCTTAATGGAGGACGGGGAAATCTACGGTGGATGTAATGTGGAAAGCTGGATTTCTGGGCTCGGTGTTTGCGCTGAAAGATGCGCCATTCACCATGCAATACTCCACGGAAAAAGGAAGATTAAAGCTGTGGCTGTTGTTGCTGACGCCAAAAATAAAAGTGGGATAAAGCCTTGCGGAGCATGCCTCCAATATATTTCGGACTTCGCTGAAAGTCCAGGAATTAAAATTGTTACAGCAAAAGTTGAGGATGGCAAAGTTCTCTTTGAAACGGCTGAGGTAAACCTGCTTAGGGAGCTTTTGCCAAATCCTTTCAAGAAATGA